From the Carya illinoinensis cultivar Pawnee chromosome 4, C.illinoinensisPawnee_v1, whole genome shotgun sequence genome, one window contains:
- the LOC122306312 gene encoding DNA-(apurinic or apyrimidinic site) endonuclease, chloroplastic-like gives MKLLAWNARGLGNPRGIRHLCDLTKREAPDVLFLQETRLSVRDVEKCKFKLGFSNCLAICSNARNGGLALYWGKEVALSIVNFSSIHIDAEISDDNVVGGRWFLTALYGVPETHLRHRSWSLLRSLRHSRGEAWLVMGDLNETMFHHEKQGGNPKPENQLSAFRDIVEECELCDLGFTGYKYTWSNRKEGSSCINERLDRFLANSTWWNSYPNAKVVHDFVAYSDHLPIWLELEGDTIVPYKKKKVFWFEEMWVGNLDCEAIIKDTWRMGNVHSRLENVVDMIRKSGVKL, from the coding sequence ATGAAACTCCTAGCATGGAAtgcccgtgggcttgggaacccacgaggCATTCGTCACCTTTGCGATTTGACGAAGAGGGAAGCGCCCGATGTTCTTTTCCTTCAAGAGACAAGGCTTAGTGTGAGAGATGTTGAAAAATGTAAGTTCAAACTTGGTTTTTCCAACTGTTTAGCCATATGTTCTAATGCTAGAAACGGGGGTCTTGCTTTATATTGGGGAAAAGAAGTTGCTCTTTcaattgttaatttttcttcaattcacATAGATGCTGAAATTAGTGATGACAATGTAGTTGGAGGGCGTTGGTTTTTAACAGCCTTGTATGGGGTTCCTGAAACTCATTTACGGCATAGAAGCTGGTCTCTTCTTAGGAGTCTTAGACATTCACGTGGGGAGGCATGGTTAGTCATGGGTGATTTGAATGAAACGATGTTCCATCATGAAAAACAGGGGGGGAATCCTAAACCAGAAAATCAATTATCTGCTTTCCGAGATATAGTTGAGGAGTGTGAATTATGTGACTTGGGGTTTACTGGGTATAAATATACGTGGTCAAATAGGAAAGAAGGTTCTTCCTGTATCAATGAACGTTTGGATAGGTTTCTTGCCAACTCAACTTGGTGGAATTCTTATCCGAATGCGAAGGTAGTTCACGACTTTGTGGCTTATTCCGACCATCTCCCAATTTGGTTGGAATTGGAGGGTGATACTATTGttccttataaaaagaaaaaagtcttTTGGTTTGAGGAAATGTGGGTTGGAAATCTTGATTGTGAAGCTATCATTAAGGATACATGGAGAATGGGTAATGTTCACTCAAGATTGGAGAATGTGGTGGATATGATTAGGAAGAGTGGTGTCAAGTTGTAG